The following coding sequences are from one Gemmatimonadota bacterium window:
- a CDS encoding redoxin domain-containing protein codes for MGQLQELKSQLDSLGFEIIAIAPDPPEKLAEVRDRVGLDFALLSDVEFEAAKAYGVAFMNNRKRSLPVPSLFVIAPNRKIQFQYINPNYRERIDSDVLVTMARAVARDFEIGR; via the coding sequence TTGGGACAACTGCAAGAACTGAAGTCACAGTTGGATAGTTTGGGTTTTGAAATTATTGCTATTGCGCCCGATCCGCCTGAAAAATTGGCTGAGGTGCGTGATCGCGTGGGTCTCGATTTTGCGTTATTATCTGATGTGGAATTTGAGGCAGCAAAGGCTTATGGCGTTGCGTTTATGAATAACAGAAAACGCTCTTTGCCCGTACCATCGCTCTTTGTGATTGCACCCAATCGCAAGATCCAATTTCAATATATTAATCCCAATTATCGCGAGCGCATCGACAGCGATGTTCTCGTGACGATGGCAAGGGCAGTGGCGCGTGATTTTGAGATTGGGCGGTAA
- a CDS encoding MFS transporter — translation MRIRRTGKFVISFRGSLAPLGNRGFRYLILSNMLWWQAMWMEMIVVGWLVFEITHSAFDVALIGFYRSIPLLLIGFIAGPLINSVGRVRIVIFSQWLSVLVLAAIILLLWTNQLAVWHLAIGAVLFGTSWSLNWTARRALVPDLVSKQRTVEAMMLESFTQNIARMIGPFLSGYIYALFGVLDCYITIFFISLISFLIMLGVKVPRHPAILKTSPWTLMREGLQYIRTSQPIMGTLLITVIMNFLAFPYQTILPIFTHDILHKGPLEYGVLGACNGIGAFFGLYAVSVLRSRLSRGWIFSAGSLFQSLALFVFAFSTSWVGALTLFGTQVAFPLAIFLLILAGIGHAFFSVMQSSIMLIAARDDMRDRAMGTLVLAIGAGPLGSLQIGKLTEVYGAPIALGLHTSVALVATAVVTALLPGFRARLDEIK, via the coding sequence ATGCGCATTAGAAGAACGGGAAAATTTGTCATCTCCTTTCGAGGATCCCTTGCTCCCCTGGGCAACCGCGGTTTTCGCTACCTGATCCTGAGCAATATGCTCTGGTGGCAGGCCATGTGGATGGAAATGATTGTCGTGGGATGGCTCGTTTTTGAGATTACCCACTCTGCGTTTGACGTTGCGCTGATTGGCTTTTACCGATCTATTCCCCTGTTGCTCATCGGTTTTATCGCCGGGCCATTGATCAATAGCGTTGGGCGCGTTCGCATCGTGATTTTCTCGCAGTGGCTCAGCGTACTGGTTCTCGCAGCCATTATCCTGCTGCTCTGGACCAACCAACTGGCAGTCTGGCATCTCGCGATTGGCGCGGTGTTATTTGGCACCTCGTGGTCTCTTAACTGGACTGCCCGTCGCGCCCTGGTACCCGATCTGGTAAGCAAGCAGCGCACGGTTGAAGCGATGATGCTCGAAAGTTTTACCCAAAATATCGCTCGCATGATTGGGCCTTTTTTGAGCGGATATATTTACGCTTTATTTGGCGTATTGGACTGTTATATCACTATTTTTTTCATCTCCCTTATCTCATTTCTGATCATGCTGGGCGTCAAAGTGCCGCGTCACCCCGCGATTCTCAAAACCTCTCCGTGGACGCTGATGCGCGAAGGCTTGCAATACATACGTACCAGCCAGCCGATTATGGGTACGCTGCTCATTACTGTGATCATGAATTTTCTGGCGTTTCCCTACCAGACCATCCTGCCCATTTTTACACACGATATTCTTCACAAGGGGCCACTTGAATACGGTGTGCTGGGCGCGTGCAATGGTATTGGGGCGTTTTTTGGCCTTTACGCGGTCAGTGTGTTGCGCTCGCGCCTCAGTCGCGGCTGGATATTTTCCGCTGGATCGCTTTTCCAGTCCCTCGCGCTGTTTGTCTTTGCCTTTAGCACGTCCTGGGTTGGTGCGCTTACCCTGTTCGGCACGCAGGTTGCTTTTCCACTCGCCATCTTTCTCCTCATACTTGCTGGCATTGGGCATGCATTTTTCAGTGTGATGCAAAGCTCAATTATGCTTATCGCTGCTCGCGATGATATGAGAGATCGCGCAATGGGTACACTCGTCCTCGCTATTGGCGCAGGACCGCTTGGTAGCCTGCAAATTGGCAAACTCACCGAAGTCTATGGCGCGCCTATCGCCCTCGGTTTGCACACCAGTGTCGCCCTGGTTGCAACCGCCGTGGTCACAGCT